From a single Artemia franciscana chromosome 9, ASM3288406v1, whole genome shotgun sequence genomic region:
- the LOC136030934 gene encoding uncharacterized protein LOC136030934: MSFTSTLTAILDNLKQENSPVITIQCKNGNITAQKILLTATSDVFRKMFDHDMLEKRTNIVVADDVDVNAMKAIIGCYEEGKISEMSLINLEALSYVVDKYNFLGIKEAMAEHLLDKFAKDNDLKVLEFLFTTYDCKAQKKIAINEIAMIIVKGGKGPDFIVEFDNHDFLQLSEIVYSSLKERKFERWDSFLDSFYGWVSKNSEERSGTAVEILGMIDVRKFSASEVLKMLEPLSLSKRFHGFKLMFEKTLDYVIKKPGIVNNCQYGQPTCSVCGFGSTPPYHSSTGCNGIHRCHYYKTPAKTSYTHCGDCGKSFSYDAYIYTSLNYD; this comes from the coding sequence ATGAGCTTTACGTCAACTCTTACTGCGATTTTGGATAATTTGAAGCAGGAAAATAGTCCAGTTATTACGATTCAATGTAAAAATGGAAACATTACGGCCCAGAAGATCCTTTTAACAGCAACGAGTGACgtatttagaaaaatgtttgatcaTGACATGCTCGAAAAGCGAACAAACATCGTCGTGGCCGATGACGTCGATGTCAATGCTATGAAAGCCATTATTGGGTGCTATGAAGAAGGCAAAATCTCCGAAATGAGTCTAATTAACCTGGAAGCATTGAGTTATGTTGTtgataaatacaattttctggGAATCAAGGAAGCGATGGCGGAACACTTGCTTGATAAATTTGCTAAAGACAACGACTTGAAAGTACTCGAGTTCCTTTTTACAACCTACGATTGCAAGGCCCAGAAGAAAATAGCTATAAATGAGATTGCTATGATTATTGTGAAAGGGGGAAAAGGTCCTGATTTTATTGTAGAGTTTGATAACCACGATTTTCTTCAGCTTTCCGAAATTGTCTATTCCTCTTTGAAAGAAAGGAAGTTCGAAAGATGGGATTCATTTTTGGACAGTTTTTACGGGTGGGTCTCTAAAAATTCTGAGGAACGGTCTGGCACTGCAGTAGAAATTCTGGGTATGATTGACGTACGTAAATTTTCTGCATCAGAGGTTCTAAAGATGCTTGAACCATTGTCCTTAAGCAAGAGGTTTCATGGTTTTAAACTaatgtttgaaaaaacattAGACTATGTCATTAAAAAGCCTGGGATTGTAAACAACTGTCAATACGGACAACCAACGTGTTCAGTTTGTGGTTTCGGCTCTACTCCTCCTTACCATTCTTCCACTGGTTGCAACGGTATTCATCGTTGTCATTACTACAAGACTCCGGCAAAAACAAGTTACACCCACTGTGGCGACTGTGGTAAAAGTTTTAGCTATGATGCTTATATCTATACTTCTTTAAACTACGATTGA